One part of the bacterium genome encodes these proteins:
- a CDS encoding DUF4159 domain-containing protein, which yields MKTRPTDSPGEAGERRRFLRLLAGGVAGGCLAALAPSAARAFSTMRADPTVTTKRFFFAQLQLQGGVNPYPSAAAEFVRELERMTSVEAGPDRVDLGVADPRLFSYPFLCLSGTRDFPPLAEADVARLRTWLEAGGTLLADDAAAIPGYGFDAAVRRELARILPGVPPERLGPDHTVFKSFFLVRTVSGARVVSPFLEGVTIQGRTAVILSPNNLLGAFARDPLGRWVEPCAPGGERQRRLAFHLGVNIVMYALCSDYKQDRIHVPFLRQRS from the coding sequence ATGAAGACAAGACCGACGGATTCCCCCGGGGAAGCGGGCGAACGGCGCCGCTTCCTGCGCCTGCTGGCGGGCGGCGTCGCCGGTGGGTGCCTGGCGGCTCTGGCCCCGTCAGCGGCGCGCGCATTCAGCACCATGCGGGCCGACCCGACCGTGACGACAAAGCGCTTCTTCTTCGCACAGTTGCAGCTGCAAGGCGGCGTCAACCCCTACCCGTCGGCGGCGGCCGAGTTCGTGCGCGAGCTCGAGCGGATGACGAGCGTGGAGGCCGGCCCCGACCGGGTCGATCTCGGCGTGGCCGACCCGCGCCTCTTCTCCTACCCGTTTCTCTGCCTCTCCGGGACGCGGGACTTCCCGCCGTTGGCAGAAGCCGACGTCGCGCGGCTGCGCACCTGGCTCGAAGCCGGCGGGACGCTGCTGGCTGACGACGCAGCCGCGATCCCCGGGTACGGCTTCGACGCAGCGGTCCGCCGCGAGCTCGCCCGCATCCTCCCCGGGGTGCCGCCGGAGCGGCTGGGGCCCGACCACACGGTGTTCAAGTCGTTCTTTCTCGTGCGCACGGTGTCCGGGGCGCGCGTGGTCAGCCCGTTCCTGGAGGGGGTCACCATCCAGGGGCGGACGGCCGTCATCCTCTCGCCGAACAACCTGCTCGGCGCGTTCGCGCGGGATCCGCTCGGCCGGTGGGTCGAGCCGTGCGCGCCCGGCGGCGAGCGCCAGCGCCGGCTCGCGTTCCATCTCGGGGTGAACATCGTGATGTACGCGCTCTGCTCCGACTACAAGCAGGACCGCATCCACGTCCCGTTCCTCCGCCAGAGGAGCTAG
- a CDS encoding response regulator produces MRTVLIVDDEPNIRRLYADELGEAGYRVLTAASWREAEALLETERPDLVTLDIRLAEGPDGIEALGLVKERQPDLPVILVTAYGEFRSNFGTWSADGYVVKSADLTELKSRIAQLLGEPAA; encoded by the coding sequence GTGAGGACGGTCCTGATCGTCGACGACGAGCCGAACATCCGCAGGCTCTACGCCGATGAACTGGGCGAGGCCGGCTACCGCGTGCTCACGGCGGCGTCCTGGCGCGAGGCGGAGGCGCTGCTGGAGACTGAGCGCCCCGACCTGGTGACGCTGGACATCCGCCTGGCGGAGGGGCCCGACGGGATCGAGGCGCTCGGGCTGGTCAAGGAGCGTCAGCCGGACCTGCCGGTGATCCTCGTGACGGCGTACGGCGAGTTCCGCTCGAACTTCGGCACCTGGTCCGCCGACGGCTACGTCGTCAAGTCCGCCGACCTCACGGAGCTCAAGTCGCGCATCGCGCAGCTTCTCGGCGAGCCCGCCGCGTGA
- the galT gene encoding galactose-1-phosphate uridylyltransferase, with protein MPELRKDPILGRWVIISSDRGKRPSDFILPHENRREGGFCPFDAGNEHTTPAEILAYRDNGTPPNKPGWKLRVVPNKFPALQIEGALDRVGEGMFDKMNGIGAHEVIIETPDHEATLATMSLKSVEDVLWAYRDRIMDLKRDLRFRYVLIFKNHGISAGATLEHSHSQLIALPIVPKRVREEVDGSLTYYRYKERCVFCDIVRQELDTGTRIIGENSDFVVLAPFAPRFPFESWILPKKHDSSFEDASPKQFVALAGILQETLRRIDGVLEGPAYNYILHTSPFREEDNEYYHWHIEIMPKLSKIAGFEWGSGFFINPTPPEEAARFLREARVERP; from the coding sequence ATGCCTGAGCTGCGGAAGGACCCGATCCTCGGGCGCTGGGTCATCATCTCCAGCGACCGCGGGAAGCGGCCGTCCGATTTCATTCTCCCCCACGAGAACCGCCGCGAGGGAGGGTTCTGTCCGTTCGACGCCGGCAACGAGCACACCACCCCGGCCGAGATCCTCGCCTACCGCGACAACGGCACGCCTCCCAACAAGCCGGGCTGGAAGCTGCGCGTCGTCCCGAACAAGTTCCCCGCCCTGCAGATCGAGGGCGCCCTCGACCGCGTCGGCGAGGGGATGTTCGACAAGATGAACGGGATCGGCGCCCACGAGGTGATCATCGAGACGCCGGACCACGAGGCGACGCTGGCGACGATGAGCCTCAAGAGCGTCGAGGACGTGCTCTGGGCCTACCGCGACCGCATCATGGACCTCAAGCGCGACCTGCGGTTCCGCTACGTGCTCATCTTCAAGAACCACGGGATCAGCGCCGGGGCGACCCTCGAGCACTCGCACTCGCAGCTCATCGCGCTGCCGATCGTGCCCAAGCGCGTGCGCGAGGAGGTCGACGGCTCGCTCACCTATTACCGCTACAAGGAGCGCTGCGTCTTCTGCGACATCGTCCGCCAGGAGCTGGACACCGGGACCCGGATCATCGGCGAGAACTCGGACTTCGTCGTGCTCGCGCCGTTCGCCCCGCGCTTCCCCTTCGAGAGCTGGATCCTGCCCAAGAAGCACGATTCCTCCTTCGAGGACGCGTCCCCGAAGCAGTTCGTCGCGCTGGCGGGCATCCTCCAGGAGACGCTGCGGCGCATCGACGGCGTCCTCGAGGGGCCGGCCTACAACTACATCCTGCACACGAGCCCCTTCCGCGAGGAGGACAACGAGTACTACCACTGGCACATCGAGATCATGCCCAAGCTCTCGAAGATCGCCGGCTTCGAGTGGGGCTCGGGGTTCTTCATCAACCCCACGCCGCCCGAGGAGGCCGCGCGGTTCCTGCGCGAGGCCCGGGTCGAGCGGCCTTGA